The region ATAAATGCCCCTGAAAGAGTAGAAAAAACAGAGTGATAACAGCATTTAAACACAGGCGTTTCCTCGTTTGGAGGCGGAAGGGCGGTTCACATTGCCGGATTATGGCAGTACCAATACCGACGGGAGGACAGAATGCGAATTCTTCTTGTGGAAGACAATTCAAAACTCGCGGCGGGCATTTGTGATGTTTTGCAGGGCGGTGGGTTTCAGGTGGATGTGGTGGAAAATGGCCTTGATGCAGATGCGGCTATTGCCACCACCACCTTTGATCTGATTGTGCTTGATCTGACCCTGCCGGATCTGGATGGCCTTGAAGTGTTGACCAATCTCAGAAACCGGGGTGTTGCGGTTCCTGTGCTGATCGTCACGGCCAGGGGGGATCTGGATGACCGTATTCGCGGGCTGGATCTGGGGGCTGATGACTATCTGACCAAGCCTTTCGACGTGGCAGAACTTGAGGCTCGGGTACGAGCGCTGATCAGACGAAGCTCCGGGCGGGCGCAATCCACCAT is a window of Coralliovum pocilloporae DNA encoding:
- a CDS encoding response regulator transcription factor, yielding MRILLVEDNSKLAAGICDVLQGGGFQVDVVENGLDADAAIATTTFDLIVLDLTLPDLDGLEVLTNLRNRGVAVPVLIVTARGDLDDRIRGLDLGADDYLTKPFDVAELEARVRALIRRSSGRAQSTIRVAQLTLDLSSNALSSETGLIEIPPRELAVLRLMLLSKSDVVPKSKLMESLSTFDSDPSENAIEQIISRLRKRLAPHGISIKTARGIGYFILVDEEQEA